Proteins found in one Zea mays cultivar B73 chromosome 1, Zm-B73-REFERENCE-NAM-5.0, whole genome shotgun sequence genomic segment:
- the LOC103644446 gene encoding lysine-specific demethylase JMJ30-like has translation MQLQSPFGGDAYNTDEFEQADPESYSKEYGLSFGISHSISTEDGILTTISISTSTILHTSLVHTLPGASVPSLAMLSSMSLVHASLGAHQVFEELSSCTDNVFNNSIGFTPALMAYGIDIRVIHAIKSRRSPVGKVLTILQANSLSSKEVERRSCISLEEFICNYFSCDTPIIISGTIDHWLARTKWNDIEYLKEIVGDHIFAVEVGKNYVCREWKQELITFSQLLDRMTSIVCSSNLTYCAQHPWFEQLKELSEYMMVTECCYAGAGELQSLNAWFGPEETVAPLHHDPHHNILAQVLGKKYIRFYRAVIAGDSYPHTATMLSSTSQVDLDNIDLKEFPTVESLEFIDCILVEGDLLYIPTKWWHYVRSLPTSFSVSFWWHYKVVDY, from the coding sequence ATGCAGCTGCAGTCACCATTTGGGGGCGACGCGTACAACACCGATGAGTTCGAGCAGGCGGATCCGGAGTCCTATTCCAAGGAGTACGGGCTCTCGTTCGGCATCAGCCACTCGATCAGCACCGAGGACGGAATTCTTACTACCATATCAATCTCGACATCCACAATCCTCCACACATCACTGGTACATACACTTCCAGGTGCTTCAGTTCCAAGCCTTGCCATGCTGAGCTCGATGTCTCTGGTGCATGCCAGCTTAGGTGCACATCAGGTGTTTGAGGAATTGTCATCCTGCACCGACAACGTCTTCAACAATAGCATCGGCTTCACACCCGCGCTCATGGCTTATGGTATTGATATTCGTGTAATCCATGCTATCAAGTCAAGAAGAAGTCCTGTTGGTAAGGTACTGACAATTCTTCAAGCGAACTCTTTATCCTCTAAGGAAGTTGAGAGGCGATCATGCATTTCCTTGGAGGAATTCATATGTAATTACTTTTCGTGCGACACCCCCATCATAATTAGTGGCACCATCGATCATTGGCTTGCAAGGACAAAATGGAATGACATTGAGTACCTCAAGGAGATCGTTGGAGATCATATTTTCGCTGTTGAAGTTGGGAAAAATTACGTGTGTCGTGAGTGGAAGCAGGAGCTGATCACATTTTCTCAGTTGCTGGATAGAATGACGTCAATTGTCTGTTCATCAAACTTGACATATTGTGCTCAGCATCCATGGTTTGAGCAGTTAAAAGAGCTCAGTGAATACATGATGGTTACCGAATGTTGTTATGCTGGTGCAGGGGAACTCCAATCACTTAATGCTTGGTTTGGTCCAGAGGAGACAGTGGCACCATTGCACCATGATCCACATCACAACATCTTAGCTCAGGTCTTGGGCAAGAAGTATATTAGATTCTATCGTGCTGTCATAGCTGGGGACTCGTATCCACACACAGCGACTATGCTAAGCAGTACCAGTCAGGTAGACCTTGACAACATTGATTTGAAGGAGTTTCCAACGGTTGAAAGCCTGGAATTCATTGACTGCATATTGGTAGAGGGCGACCTGCTTTACATCCCTACTAAATGGTGGCACTACGTCAGATCTCTTCCCACCAGTTTCTCGGTTAGCTTTTGGTGGCACTACAAGGTTGTTGACTACTAG
- the LOC103631760 gene encoding uncharacterized protein produces MQLQSPFGGDAYNTDEFEQADPESYSKEYGLSFGISHSISTEDGILTTISISTSTILHTSLVHTLPGASVPSLAMLSSMSLVHASLGAHQVFEELSSCTDNVFNNSIGFTPALMAYGIDIRVIHAIKSRRSPVGKVLTILQANSLSSKEVERRSCISLEEFICNYFSCDTPIIISGTIDHWLARTKWNDIEYLKEIVGDHIFAVEVGKNYVCREWKQELITFSQLLDRMTSIVCSSNLTYRAQHPWFEQLKELSEYMMVTECCYAGAGELQSLNAWFGPEETVAPLHHDPHHNILAQVLGKKYIRFYRAVIAGDSYPHTATMLSSTSQVDLDNIDLKEFPTVESLEFIDCILVEGDLLYIPTKWWHYVRSLPTSFSVSFWWHYKVVDYWLDRGKSGFDVYKYRLLRIEGQEPMGTVNYRVADSSLRCVKLVVSLQHLPSTGSSSGDCAVSLRRWLKLPSATSLEASTSLDSEVHSVLLVGSALLCLTSAKGLWVFGSMPFCQSFFLTLEF; encoded by the coding sequence ATGCAGCTGCAGTCACCATTTGGGGGCGACGCGTACAACACCGATGAGTTCGAGCAGGCGGATCCGGAGTCCTATTCCAAGGAGTACGGGCTCTCGTTCGGCATCAGCCACTCGATCAGCACCGAGGACGGAATTCTTACTACCATATCAATCTCGACATCCACAATCCTCCACACATCACTGGTACATACACTTCCAGGTGCTTCAGTTCCAAGCCTTGCCATGCTGAGCTCGATGTCTCTGGTGCATGCCAGCTTAGGTGCACATCAGGTGTTTGAGGAATTGTCATCCTGCACCGACAACGTCTTCAACAATAGCATCGGCTTCACACCCGCGCTCATGGCTTATGGTATTGATATTCGTGTAATCCATGCTATCAAGTCAAGAAGAAGTCCTGTTGGTAAGGTACTGACAATTCTTCAAGCGAACTCTTTATCCTCTAAGGAAGTTGAGAGGCGATCATGCATTTCCTTGGAGGAATTCATATGTAATTACTTTTCGTGCGACACCCCCATCATAATTAGTGGCACCATCGATCATTGGCTTGCAAGGACAAAATGGAATGACATTGAGTACCTCAAGGAGATCGTTGGAGATCATATTTTCGCTGTTGAAGTTGGGAAAAATTACGTGTGTCGTGAGTGGAAGCAGGAGCTGATCACATTTTCTCAGTTGCTGGATAGAATGACGTCAATTGTCTGTTCATCAAACTTGACATATCGTGCTCAGCATCCATGGTTTGAGCAGTTAAAAGAGCTCAGTGAATACATGATGGTTACCGAATGTTGTTATGCTGGTGCAGGGGAACTCCAATCACTTAATGCTTGGTTTGGTCCAGAGGAGACAGTGGCACCATTGCACCATGATCCACATCACAACATCTTAGCTCAGGTCTTGGGCAAGAAGTATATTAGATTCTATCGTGCTGTCATAGCTGGGGACTCGTATCCACACACAGCGACTATGCTAAGCAGTACCAGTCAGGTAGACCTTGACAACATTGATTTGAAGGAGTTTCCAACGGTTGAAAGCCTGGAATTCATTGACTGCATATTGGTAGAGGGCGACCTGCTTTACATCCCTACTAAATGGTGGCACTACGTCAGATCTCTTCCCACCAGTTTCTCGGTTAGCTTTTGGTGGCACTACAAGGTTGTTGACTACTGGCTCGACCGTGGAAAATCTGGGTTTGATGTTTATAAGTATAGACTGTTGCGCATTGAGGGCCAAGAACCCATGGGTACTGTGAATTATCGAGTAGCTGACAGCAGCCTTAGATGTGTCAAGCTAGTAGTTTCTTTGCAACACTTACCGAGCACTGGCAGCAGCTCTGGTGATTGTGCTGTCTCGCTGAGAAGATGGCTCAAGTTACCAAGTGCAACATCACTTGAAGCGTCAACATCACTGGACTCAGAGGTTCATTCGGTACTGCTAGTTGGATCTGCTTTGCTGTGTTTAACCTCGGCCAAAGGCTTGTGGGTGTTCGGATCAATGCCTTTCTGCCAAAGCTTCTTTTTGACCCTTGAGTTCTAG